The Chryseobacterium indicum genome includes a window with the following:
- a CDS encoding TonB-dependent receptor plug domain-containing protein, whose protein sequence is MKNKKTIFSASVLFFLGTFAYAQEKDTVKTNNLEEVVILGSRGGARSKADSPVPVDVFNIKESSVILPQTNVAQILNFIAPSFTSTIQTNADGTDHLDPAQLRGLGPDQVLVLVNGKRRHTSALVNVNGSPGRGTVGTDLNAIPSFAINKIEVLRDGASAQYGSDAIAGVINLGLKRDTGKLTGQLSYGGNLTPTANDHTGDFDGQNIQVDLNYGNKIGKKGGFYNITWTSQFRNPTYRAGTESGNIFNAYNAIEQRALNNGVNLSSLFTNINNTPNSQQIINYIHQYAQEVNYFSPTLQNQIQSANTISALQGILNTNVTDQELAYRGLSRKDFNMQVGQSKLNNHQLFANVEVPLNDNWKVYTFGGYSFRHGTSGGFFRRPNQSRTFTGLYPNGYLPQIGTDIQDLSLSAGIKGDWKGWNIDFSNTFGQNSFSYDIKNTGNTSLRFNSPNEFDAGGLRFSQNTINLDFSKKYDVWSGINVAFGAEHRYENFKITAGEEASYATYDVSGNLWTGNTVRPTDFFGASLPGGSQVFSGFKPENAVNKNRQAIAGYADVEFNFTNWLLADAAVRYENYSDFGSTFNYKLASRIKVNKDLNFRFAGSTGFRAPSIHQIYYNVTSTLFTNGQLLEVGTFSNDSKVANSLGIPSLKQETSKSASVGFTYKIPSAKLTLTADGYFIRIDNRILLTGQFARSAVSPATQLIYDAERVNAVQLFTNAIDTETRGLDIVLTHNAKFSNIKLDNNFAINLNRTRKVGAIHSSGLLQSSNLENVYFSEASRVYLEEAVPRVKASLSNQLTWGDAIFYLRNTYFGKVTSPDTIDANGDGIISPNEHQEITDKIITDVSLAYQFTKNIGLTVGVNNLFDIYPTKNLPASSNNDQFVYSRSTSQFGQNGRFVFSRLNFNF, encoded by the coding sequence ATGAAGAATAAAAAAACTATTTTTTCGGCATCAGTATTATTTTTCCTGGGAACATTTGCGTACGCACAGGAAAAAGATACAGTAAAAACAAACAACTTAGAAGAAGTTGTTATTTTAGGATCAAGAGGCGGAGCAAGGTCTAAAGCAGACAGTCCGGTTCCGGTGGACGTTTTCAATATCAAAGAATCTTCGGTTATTTTACCGCAAACCAACGTCGCACAAATCCTTAATTTCATTGCACCGTCGTTTACATCAACCATACAAACCAATGCAGACGGAACCGATCATTTGGATCCTGCGCAGCTCAGAGGGTTGGGTCCCGATCAGGTTTTGGTTTTGGTAAACGGAAAAAGAAGACACACTTCCGCGTTAGTCAATGTCAACGGATCTCCCGGAAGAGGAACAGTAGGAACCGATCTTAATGCCATTCCGTCTTTTGCCATTAATAAAATTGAAGTTTTAAGAGACGGTGCTTCTGCGCAGTACGGTTCGGATGCCATTGCCGGAGTGATCAATTTAGGACTGAAAAGAGATACCGGAAAACTGACGGGACAACTAAGCTACGGCGGAAATCTTACCCCGACAGCCAACGATCACACAGGAGATTTTGACGGACAGAATATTCAGGTAGACCTTAACTACGGAAATAAAATCGGGAAGAAAGGCGGATTTTACAACATTACGTGGACATCCCAGTTCAGAAATCCTACCTACAGAGCGGGAACAGAAAGCGGAAACATTTTCAATGCTTATAACGCGATCGAACAGCGTGCTTTAAATAACGGCGTGAATCTTTCATCCCTTTTCACGAATATTAACAATACTCCGAATTCCCAGCAGATCATCAATTATATTCATCAGTATGCACAGGAAGTCAATTATTTTTCTCCGACGTTGCAGAACCAGATCCAGTCGGCGAATACAATTTCCGCATTACAGGGAATTTTAAATACGAATGTGACGGATCAGGAGCTGGCTTACAGAGGTTTGTCCAGAAAAGATTTCAATATGCAGGTGGGACAGTCTAAACTGAATAACCATCAGCTTTTTGCCAATGTGGAAGTTCCGCTGAACGACAACTGGAAAGTTTATACTTTTGGTGGATACAGTTTCAGACACGGAACTTCGGGAGGGTTTTTCAGAAGACCTAACCAAAGCAGAACATTTACAGGATTGTATCCCAACGGTTATCTGCCGCAAATCGGAACAGATATTCAGGATCTTTCGCTTTCCGCAGGAATTAAAGGAGACTGGAAAGGCTGGAACATCGATTTCAGCAATACTTTCGGGCAGAATTCTTTCAGTTATGATATTAAAAATACAGGAAATACTTCTTTAAGATTCAATTCTCCGAATGAATTTGATGCAGGAGGTTTAAGATTTTCCCAAAATACAATCAATTTAGATTTTTCAAAGAAATATGATGTCTGGAGCGGAATCAACGTTGCTTTCGGGGCAGAACACCGTTACGAAAATTTCAAAATAACAGCAGGAGAAGAAGCATCTTACGCTACGTATGATGTTTCCGGAAATCTCTGGACCGGAAATACAGTTCGTCCGACCGACTTTTTCGGCGCTTCACTTCCGGGAGGTTCTCAGGTTTTCAGTGGATTTAAACCCGAAAACGCAGTAAATAAAAACCGACAGGCAATTGCAGGATATGCAGATGTTGAATTCAATTTTACCAACTGGTTATTGGCGGATGCAGCCGTGAGATATGAAAATTATTCAGATTTCGGTTCTACATTCAATTATAAATTAGCTTCAAGAATCAAAGTAAATAAAGACCTTAATTTCAGATTTGCAGGTTCTACAGGATTCAGAGCGCCTTCCATTCATCAGATTTATTATAATGTAACGTCAACTTTGTTTACGAACGGACAGCTTCTGGAAGTGGGAACGTTCAGCAACGATTCCAAAGTTGCCAATTCATTGGGAATTCCAAGTCTGAAACAGGAGACTTCAAAATCTGCAAGTGTAGGATTTACCTATAAAATCCCTTCGGCAAAACTTACGCTTACCGCAGACGGATATTTCATCAGAATTGATAACAGAATTCTGCTTACCGGTCAGTTTGCAAGATCTGCCGTTTCTCCGGCAACGCAGCTGATCTACGATGCCGAAAGAGTAAATGCTGTACAGCTTTTTACCAACGCCATAGATACGGAAACCAGAGGACTGGATATTGTTCTTACACATAATGCAAAATTCTCAAACATCAAACTGGATAATAATTTTGCGATCAATCTTAACCGGACCAGAAAAGTCGGAGCCATCCATTCATCCGGATTATTACAGTCTTCAAATCTGGAAAATGTTTATTTTTCCGAAGCATCAAGAGTGTATCTGGAAGAAGCAGTTCCCAGAGTAAAAGCCAGCTTATCCAATCAGCTTACTTGGGGAGATGCTATTTTCTATCTCAGAAATACCTACTTCGGAAAGGTAACGAGTCCCGATACTATTGATGCAAACGGAGACGGCATCATTTCTCCGAACGAACATCAGGAAATAACAGATAAAATCATAACCGATGTTTCTCTGGCTTATCAGTTTACCAAAAATATAGGACTTACCGTTGGTGTCAATAATCTGTTTGATATCTATCCGACCAAAAATCTACCTGCTTCCTCCAATAACGATCAGTTCGTTTATTCGCGATCAACTTCACAGTTTGGGCAGAACGGAAGATTTGTATTCTCAAGACTTAACTTTAATTTTTAA
- a CDS encoding ATP-dependent helicase encodes MEDYLKGLNESQFEAVTTLQGPLMVLAGAGSGKTRVLTMRIAHLITNGIDPFNILALTFTNKAAKEMKERIAKVVGQSNARSLWMGTFHSVFARILRNEAHYLGYPSNFTIYDQQDALNVIKKVLKDMNIDADLYKPKKVQARISTYKNNLITVKAYFNNPELMEADEKANMKFIGQIYQRYVEQCFKNGSMDFDDLLLKTNELLTRFPEVLAKYQDRFRYILVDEYQDTNHSQYLIVKALASKFENICVVGDDAQSIYSFRGANIYNILNFKKDYPDAMTVALEQNYRSTQNIVNAANVVIAKNLQQFKKNVFSENEEGEKIKVYRSLSDADEANFVAGNIWETRNREQRKYSDFAILYRTNSQTRAFEDALRRKNIPYKVYGGLSFYQRKEVKDLIAYLRLLVNENDSEALMRIINYPVRGIGETTQNKLTVFADAQNVSISQVLDNLPMYAPHLGLNNGVLNKLNDFWSMIKAFQVLLKTETAYSVAMEVAKRSGLIKFLKDDQTPEGISRVENVQELMNSMQGFIEEQMQLEDGDPSLPNFLENIALSADTQDKNNEEDMVSLMTIHLSKGLEFPVVHLVGLEENLFPSFMSSSTREDLEEERRLFYVALTRAEKQVFFSYAVSRFQWGKITDAEPSRFLSEIDEEYIEFVNPAIEKRFINNSGIKSNIFDEHPSEMRSFKKVEKKTIERSDSSKPIAEPRKLKPVSTAKIINPSGASSQDIEVGDKVRHDRFGIGEVTFLDGTDPQNIKAKVVFQHEGEKNLILKYAKLTKI; translated from the coding sequence ATGGAGGATTATCTGAAAGGACTTAATGAATCACAATTTGAAGCCGTTACCACATTACAGGGACCATTAATGGTTCTTGCAGGGGCGGGTTCCGGAAAAACGCGTGTACTTACCATGCGTATTGCCCATCTCATTACCAACGGAATTGATCCTTTCAATATTCTGGCGCTTACCTTTACCAATAAGGCAGCAAAAGAAATGAAAGAACGTATTGCAAAAGTTGTGGGACAGAGCAATGCAAGAAGTCTCTGGATGGGAACCTTCCACTCTGTTTTTGCAAGAATTCTGAGAAATGAGGCGCATTATCTCGGCTATCCTTCCAACTTTACCATTTACGATCAGCAGGACGCGTTGAATGTCATCAAAAAAGTGTTAAAAGACATGAATATTGATGCAGATCTGTATAAACCCAAAAAAGTTCAGGCAAGAATTTCGACCTATAAAAACAACCTCATCACCGTAAAAGCTTATTTCAACAATCCTGAGTTGATGGAAGCCGATGAAAAAGCCAATATGAAATTCATCGGGCAGATTTACCAGCGGTATGTAGAGCAATGCTTCAAAAACGGATCGATGGATTTTGACGATTTGCTGTTAAAAACCAACGAATTGTTAACCCGTTTCCCTGAAGTGTTAGCAAAATATCAGGACAGATTCAGATATATTCTTGTAGATGAGTACCAGGATACGAACCATTCTCAGTATCTTATCGTTAAAGCCTTAGCCTCAAAATTTGAAAATATTTGCGTTGTGGGAGATGATGCACAGTCAATCTATTCCTTCCGTGGCGCGAATATCTACAATATTTTGAACTTTAAAAAAGATTATCCGGATGCAATGACGGTGGCTTTGGAGCAGAATTACCGTTCTACCCAGAATATTGTGAACGCAGCAAATGTAGTGATCGCGAAAAACCTTCAGCAATTCAAGAAAAATGTTTTCAGCGAAAATGAAGAAGGCGAAAAAATCAAAGTATACCGCTCACTTTCCGATGCCGATGAAGCGAATTTCGTTGCCGGAAACATCTGGGAAACCAGAAACCGCGAGCAGAGAAAATACAGCGATTTTGCCATTTTATACAGAACCAACTCTCAGACGCGTGCTTTTGAAGATGCACTGAGAAGAAAAAATATTCCTTACAAAGTCTACGGAGGTCTCTCTTTCTACCAGAGAAAAGAAGTAAAAGATCTCATCGCTTATCTAAGACTTTTAGTCAATGAAAACGATTCTGAAGCGTTGATGAGAATCATTAATTATCCGGTAAGAGGAATTGGAGAAACCACCCAGAATAAACTGACTGTTTTTGCAGATGCACAAAATGTTTCCATATCACAGGTTCTCGATAATTTGCCAATGTATGCGCCACATTTAGGCTTAAACAACGGTGTTTTAAACAAACTGAACGACTTCTGGTCGATGATCAAAGCATTCCAGGTGCTGCTGAAAACGGAAACTGCGTACAGTGTTGCAATGGAAGTGGCAAAACGAAGCGGACTGATTAAATTTTTAAAAGACGATCAGACTCCCGAAGGAATTTCCCGTGTAGAAAACGTTCAGGAATTAATGAACTCGATGCAGGGTTTCATTGAAGAACAGATGCAGTTGGAAGACGGAGATCCGAGCTTACCGAATTTCCTTGAAAACATTGCCCTTTCTGCCGATACGCAGGATAAAAACAATGAAGAGGATATGGTATCGTTAATGACGATCCACCTTTCAAAAGGTCTCGAATTTCCGGTTGTACATTTGGTGGGGCTTGAAGAAAACCTTTTCCCAAGCTTCATGAGTTCTTCCACAAGAGAAGATCTGGAAGAAGAAAGACGTCTTTTCTACGTTGCTTTAACAAGAGCCGAAAAGCAGGTGTTTTTCTCTTATGCCGTTTCACGTTTCCAGTGGGGAAAAATTACCGATGCGGAACCTTCACGATTTCTAAGTGAAATAGATGAAGAATATATCGAGTTTGTAAATCCTGCGATTGAAAAACGTTTTATCAACAATTCGGGCATCAAATCCAATATTTTTGATGAACATCCATCGGAAATGAGAAGTTTCAAAAAGGTGGAAAAGAAAACCATCGAAAGAAGCGACAGCTCAAAACCGATTGCAGAACCACGTAAATTAAAACCTGTAAGTACGGCAAAAATCATCAATCCGAGCGGAGCTTCTTCTCAGGATATTGAAGTGGGCGATAAAGTAAGACACGACCGTTTCGGAATCGGAGAGGTGACTTTCCTCGACGGAACCGATCCTCAGAATATCAAAGCCAAAGTAGTCTTCCAGCATGAAGGCGAGAAAAATCTTATCCTGAAATACGCGAAATTGACGAAGATCTAA
- a CDS encoding response regulator transcription factor, which produces MSTQILVLDDSPAIVDSIEMMMELEGLTVSKFYKGSDMLDALNTQPKPDVILMDMWLSGEDGRDICRTIRADENLKDIPVLIMSASRGLEQSALDAGANDFIAKPFDMGDMISRVRTYIK; this is translated from the coding sequence ATGTCTACACAAATTTTAGTCTTGGATGATAGTCCTGCAATTGTTGATTCTATTGAAATGATGATGGAGTTAGAAGGACTTACCGTTTCCAAGTTCTATAAAGGATCGGATATGCTGGATGCACTGAATACACAGCCAAAACCGGATGTTATCCTCATGGATATGTGGCTTTCCGGAGAAGATGGAAGAGATATATGCAGAACCATAAGAGCCGATGAAAATTTAAAAGATATTCCGGTGCTTATCATGTCCGCAAGCCGAGGACTGGAGCAGTCTGCTCTTGATGCAGGAGCCAACGATTTTATTGCAAAACCTTTTGATATGGGAGATATGATTTCCCGCGTGAGAACGTATATTAAATAA
- a CDS encoding PAS domain-containing sensor histidine kinase — protein MKNFLDQNISHESLKILFSQAPVAMSLLMGEDFIISNANQQILELWGKDASVIGKKLEEVLPEIRSQGLFEILDNVYKTGEVFKGNKWSVFLEKFGNYEEHFFNFIYAPVYNEDHKVIGVSVVAIEVTDHVISEQKLLESEYRFEDLIRQSDYSTAIYRSEDLYIELANDKMLRTWGKDASVIGMKLEDALPELEGQPFVGLLKDIFKTGKTYSATEDRADLVVDGKLQTFYYNFSYKPLKNSSGEVYAILNMAVNVTDLVKARKEVQESEKKYRDLADSMPQFVWTSDKRGKITYMNDNWYKYMKFKKEEDANEAIKNIIRPEVYPNIIKIWEESVNTGKPFEVEYEFSDPDNPEVYRWFLGRAVPNLDSEGEIQQWIGTFTDIDDFKQLQNQKDNFLGIASHELKTPLTSLKLYTQFIGMNLNKQGDYKNAEVAKRMNDQIEKLTELVNDLLDVTKIQKGQIQLNESDFDFDQLVEDIVIEQQMTARHKIIFNKSNIGKVTADRHRISQVMSNLISNAIKYSPDADEVIVSTQVKDNMIKFSVKDFGIGIPEDKQHKVFEQYYRVSGTKEHTFPGLGLGLYISSEIIKRTGGKIYFHSVEGKGSDFCFEIPKIKI, from the coding sequence ATGAAAAACTTTTTAGACCAGAATATCTCTCATGAGTCGCTTAAAATATTATTCAGTCAGGCTCCGGTAGCGATGTCTTTGCTGATGGGGGAGGATTTTATTATCAGTAATGCCAATCAGCAGATTCTTGAACTCTGGGGAAAAGATGCATCCGTTATAGGAAAAAAGCTTGAAGAGGTGCTTCCTGAAATAAGATCTCAGGGACTTTTCGAAATACTGGACAATGTTTACAAAACAGGAGAAGTTTTTAAAGGCAATAAATGGTCGGTTTTTTTAGAGAAATTCGGAAATTACGAAGAACACTTTTTTAATTTCATTTATGCTCCTGTGTATAATGAGGATCATAAAGTTATCGGAGTAAGTGTTGTAGCCATAGAGGTTACGGATCATGTTATTTCGGAGCAGAAACTTTTGGAAAGCGAATACCGTTTTGAAGATCTTATCAGGCAGTCAGATTATTCCACTGCGATCTATCGTTCAGAAGATTTATATATAGAGCTTGCCAACGACAAAATGCTGAGAACATGGGGAAAAGATGCTTCCGTCATCGGAATGAAACTTGAAGATGCACTTCCTGAACTGGAAGGTCAGCCATTTGTAGGATTATTAAAAGACATTTTCAAAACAGGAAAAACCTACTCCGCAACAGAAGATCGTGCAGATCTTGTAGTAGATGGCAAACTTCAGACTTTTTACTATAATTTTTCTTATAAACCTCTGAAAAACTCCAGTGGGGAAGTCTATGCGATCCTTAATATGGCTGTGAATGTCACAGATCTTGTGAAAGCCAGAAAAGAAGTACAGGAAAGCGAGAAAAAATACAGAGATCTTGCAGACTCTATGCCTCAGTTTGTATGGACGAGCGACAAACGGGGTAAAATAACCTATATGAACGACAATTGGTACAAATACATGAAGTTCAAAAAGGAAGAAGATGCCAATGAAGCCATTAAAAATATCATAAGACCCGAAGTTTATCCGAATATTATTAAAATCTGGGAAGAAAGTGTAAACACAGGAAAACCCTTCGAAGTAGAATATGAATTTTCGGATCCGGATAATCCTGAAGTTTACCGGTGGTTTCTGGGAAGAGCTGTTCCCAATCTGGATTCGGAGGGAGAAATACAACAGTGGATCGGAACTTTTACCGATATAGATGATTTTAAACAATTGCAGAACCAAAAAGATAATTTTCTGGGCATTGCCAGTCACGAACTCAAAACTCCGCTTACCAGCCTGAAACTTTACACCCAGTTTATCGGGATGAACCTTAATAAACAGGGCGATTACAAAAATGCTGAAGTAGCAAAAAGAATGAACGATCAGATTGAGAAACTCACAGAACTCGTTAATGATCTTCTGGATGTTACCAAAATTCAGAAAGGACAAATCCAGCTTAATGAATCCGATTTTGATTTTGATCAGCTCGTGGAAGATATTGTTATAGAACAGCAGATGACGGCAAGACACAAAATTATCTTCAATAAAAGCAATATCGGAAAAGTAACCGCAGACAGGCACCGTATTTCTCAGGTGATGAGCAACCTGATCAGCAATGCCATCAAATATTCTCCTGATGCAGATGAAGTGATTGTTTCTACTCAGGTGAAAGATAATATGATAAAATTCAGTGTAAAAGATTTCGGGATCGGGATTCCGGAAGATAAACAGCATAAGGTTTTCGAGCAGTATTACCGGGTAAGCGGAACAAAAGAACATACCTTTCCGGGGCTGGGATTAGGACTTTACATCTCCTCAGAAATCATCAAAAGAACGGGAGGAAAAATTTATTTTCACTCCGTAGAAGGAAAGGGGTCTGATTTTTGCTTCGAAATACCTAAAATTAAAATATAA
- a CDS encoding M16 family metallopeptidase has translation MKKRLLSVAAAAFFGMALNAQQIKFEEYDLPNGLHVILHQDNSAPVVTTGVMYHVGAKDEVKGRTGFAHFFEHLLFEGTPNIKRGDWFKIVSSNGGQNNANTTNDRTYYYETFPSNNEQLGLWMEAERMRHALINQVGVDTQREVVKEEKRLRMDNQPYGNLFTTIQKNLFTNHPYNWPTIGSMEDLNAAKLEEFQAFYKKYYVPNNATLVVAGDIKPEQTKKWIKEYYGGIPKGTVYPKDFPKDTPITQEKEVTATDPNIQLPAYVFAYRTPGNKEKDAYILDMLSSYLSSGKSSVLYKKLVDQDKKALQVQAFNQGLEDYGIFAFFAIPMGQTTKATLQADIDAEIKKLQTTLISEDDYQKLQNKFENQFVNSNSSIQGIAASLATNHVLMGNTNLINKEIDIYRGITRQDLQNAAKKYLNSNQRIIINYVPEKK, from the coding sequence ATGAAAAAGCGACTTCTTTCTGTTGCTGCAGCGGCTTTCTTCGGAATGGCACTTAATGCACAACAAATTAAATTCGAAGAGTATGACTTACCAAACGGTCTTCACGTAATTCTTCATCAGGACAACTCGGCTCCGGTTGTAACAACAGGGGTAATGTACCATGTAGGTGCAAAAGACGAGGTAAAAGGAAGAACAGGTTTTGCTCACTTCTTCGAGCATCTTTTATTTGAAGGAACACCCAACATCAAAAGAGGTGACTGGTTTAAGATCGTTTCTTCAAACGGGGGACAAAACAACGCTAATACAACCAATGACAGAACGTATTATTACGAAACTTTCCCATCCAACAACGAACAGCTGGGACTTTGGATGGAAGCTGAAAGAATGCGTCACGCGTTGATTAATCAGGTGGGTGTAGATACTCAGAGAGAGGTTGTAAAGGAAGAAAAGAGATTGAGAATGGACAACCAGCCTTATGGAAATCTTTTCACTACCATTCAGAAAAATTTGTTTACCAATCACCCGTATAACTGGCCGACAATTGGTTCTATGGAAGACCTGAATGCTGCGAAATTAGAAGAGTTTCAGGCATTCTATAAAAAATATTACGTTCCGAACAATGCTACTTTGGTGGTAGCTGGAGACATTAAGCCGGAACAGACTAAAAAATGGATTAAGGAATACTACGGAGGAATTCCAAAAGGTACAGTTTACCCGAAAGATTTCCCGAAAGATACTCCTATTACTCAGGAAAAAGAAGTAACGGCTACAGATCCGAACATCCAGCTTCCTGCATATGTATTCGCGTACAGAACTCCGGGTAACAAGGAGAAAGATGCTTATATTTTAGATATGCTTTCTTCTTATTTAAGCAGCGGAAAATCTTCTGTTTTATACAAAAAATTAGTAGATCAGGATAAAAAAGCGCTTCAGGTACAGGCATTTAACCAAGGTCTTGAAGATTACGGTATTTTTGCATTCTTTGCGATCCCGATGGGACAAACCACAAAGGCTACTTTGCAGGCGGATATTGATGCTGAAATAAAAAAACTGCAGACGACTTTAATTTCTGAGGACGATTATCAGAAGCTTCAGAATAAGTTTGAGAACCAGTTCGTTAATTCCAACTCCAGCATTCAGGGAATTGCAGCTTCACTGGCAACCAACCACGTATTGATGGGCAATACAAACCTGATTAACAAAGAGATTGATATCTACAGAGGCATCACAAGACAGGATCTTCAGAATGCGGCTAAAAAGTATCTTAATTCCAACCAAAGAATAATCATTAACTACGTACCTGAAAAAAAGTAA